The following coding sequences are from one Peromyscus eremicus chromosome X, PerEre_H2_v1, whole genome shotgun sequence window:
- the LOC131900094 gene encoding RNA-binding protein with multiple splicing 2-like, with amino-acid sequence RPLEEEVRTLFVSGLPVDIKPRELYLLFRPFKGYEGSLIKLTSRQPVGFVIFDSQAGAEAAKNALNGIRFDPENPQTLRLEFAKAHTKMAKSKLIATPNPTNVPPTLGAHLIAPDPYDLMGAALIPAPPEAWAPYPLYTTELTPAISHTTLTYPAATAAAAALHAQVRWYPSSDTTQQGWKYRQFC; translated from the coding sequence CGTCCGCTGGAGGAGGAGGTCCGGACACTGTTTGTCAGTGGCCTCCCTGTGGATATTAAACCTAGAGAACTCTACCTGCTCTTCCGGCCGTTCAAGGGCTATGAAGGGTCCCTGATCAAGCTCACCTCAAGACAGCCTGTTGGTTTTGTGATCTTTGACAGCCAAGCAGGAGCAGAAGCAGCCAAAAATGCATTGAATGGTATTCGCTTTGATCCGGAGAACCCACAGACCCTGAGGCTAGAGTTTGCCAAAGCACACACCAAGATGGCCAAAAGCAAACTAATAGCAACACCAAATCCCACCAATGTCCCCCCTACCCTAGGAGCACATTTGATTGCACCGGACCCTTATGACCTGATGGGGGCTGCTCTGATTCCTGCACCCCCAGAGGCCTGGGCCCCTTACCCGCTCTACACCACAGAGCTGACCCCAGCCATTTCACATACTACGCTCACCTACCCAGCTGCCACTGCTGCTGCGGCGGCCCTACATGCCCAGGTGCGCTGGTATCCCTCCTCAGATACCACTCAGCAAGGATGGAAGTACCGCCAGTTCTGTTAG